From the genome of Nasonia vitripennis strain AsymCx chromosome 1, Nvit_psr_1.1, whole genome shotgun sequence, one region includes:
- the LOC100118573 gene encoding importin-9, with protein sequence MSGSEVQGSLKEALYETLSGILAAERDDRQAAEQRLTALEVTEEFGVHLTEFVVDPNGPLAIRQLASVLLKQYVENHWSPLAEKFSLPEIKTHIKQTIKSLLPLGLRESISKVRTAVAYAISRIAHWEWPENWPELFDILVGYLSEENQFAVHGAMRVLTEFTRDLTDTHLPNVGPVILQEMYRIIQSDTKYSIRTRGRAIEIFTTIASLVAETGVYSRGFIEQHLQPVIPMFCAKFLEFLAVPNGPTSDSGLKTEIIKSINCLVTKLSKYMTTFVPQILPCIWTTLTQSAIIYQEEVVNGDGEVNDQEVDSDGEVINFNNLVIAIFEFIGTLIDHKKYSNLLNNFLPDIMYYTILFMQVTEDQMDMWTNNPNQFIEDDDQYATVYNVRISAQELLGTLLSYSEEAAVNALCGAITRHIEAANNPQSPNCVTRDVATIWKIYEACIVSLNTAKESIIEQQQSGKLQFDIIRFLDTIVLATLNNPGAHPLLLGRCLCIGGRYAKELPPEMSARFLEATVNGLLETQPICIRVSAIKAVYWFCDAAIIENSPLLSILRLQLPAIFQGLFTLSNQLSKEILILVLNAYSVLVPIDPAFTASIENKICPFTIAAFIKFHSDPEILNLCQDIFKELSEILDCVGPLQTRLVPTLISMMNITAMDKSNDEGTRSVALDVLEVLVQYSPQPLSNILIDNAFPVACHCILDSTDNGTLQNGGEVIRTYLSVAAHQVIEYTDSEGRTGLQFILQIIAQLLNPQSSEFTAAFVGRLVTTLIRKAGNSLGGNLDLLLKAVLSKMQRTETSTVMQSLLMIYAHLINSEFDAVLNFLSTVPGPTGESALAFVLSEWVNKQQLFFGNYDRKVSTVALAKILEYGVTRDDSRLNEITVEGDQVPSENESSGVRTRGKSQSKPMQWTTIPVLVKIFKLIIYELGHYLEAHSAEQENEESEDDDDVDEDAVIDPGNDINQLLMENFEDEIDEEQDPDIRQDSIYNLNLGQYLRDFLQNFSTHHGFPIFAQHLNVAERKILNSINIF encoded by the exons ATGTCTGGGTCCGAGGTGCAAGGATCCTTAAAGGAAGCTTTGTACGAAACATTAAGTGGCATACTTGCTGCAGAAAGAGATGATCGACAGGCTGCCGAGCAACGTCTGACAGCTTTGGAAGTCACAGAAGAGTTTGGTGTTCATCTTACCGAATTTGTAGTAGATCCTAACGGACCGCTTGCCATTCGACAACTGGCTTCTGTTTTACTGAAACAGTATGTGGAAAATCATTGGAGTCCATTGGCTGAAAAATTCAGTCTTCCAGAAATTAAGACCCACATAAAACAAACAATCAAATCTTTATTGCCTCTTGGGCTGCGTGAATCTATAAGCAAG GTCAGAACTGCTGTGGCTTATGCAATATCAAGAATCGCGCACTGGGAATGGCCAGAAAATTGGCCTGAACTTTTCGACATATTGGTAGGCTACTTATCTGAAGAAAATCAATTTGCTGTCCACGGAGCTATGCGAGTACTGACAGAATTCACCAGAGACTTGACTGACACACATTTACCCAATGTTGGTCCAGTGATCCTGCAGGAGATGTATCGAATTATTCAAAGTGATACT AAATATTCAATTCGAACTCGTGGAAGAGCCATAGAAATTTTCACAACaatagcaagtttggttgcTGAAACGGGTGTATACAGTCGAGGATTCATTGAACAGCACTTACAGCCAGTTATACCCATGTTCTGTGCTAAATTTCTTGAATTTTTAGCTGTACCTAATGGACCTACAAGTGATAGTGGCCTTAAAACTGAGATTATCAAGTCAATTAACTGTTTAGTCACAAAACTGTCAAAGTACATGACAACTTTTGTACCACAAATTTTACCTTGCATCTGGACAACTTTGACACAGAGTGCTATAATTTACCAAGAGGAAGTTGTCAATGGAGACGGTGAAGTTAATGATCAAGAAGTTGATTCTGATG GTGAAGTcattaattttaacaatttagtTATTGCAATATTCGAGTTTATCGGTACCTTGATTGATCACAAGAAATATTCCAACCTATTGAACAATTTTTTGCCAGATATAATGTATTATACAATACTTTTTATGCAAGTAACAGAAGATCAAATGGATATGTGGACCAATAATCCAAACCAGTTTATTGAAGATGATGATCAATATGCGACCGTATATAACGTTCGAATTTCAGCTCAAGAACTGCTTGGG ACACTTTTATCATACTCCGAGGAAGCTGCCGTGAATGCACTTTGTGGGGCCATAACGCGACATATTGAAGCAGCTAATAATCCACAGTCGCCAAATTGTGTGACCCGAGATGTCGCGACTATTTGGAAGATATACGAGGCTTGCATTGTATCTCTAAACACTGCCAAAGAGTCTATTATCGAGCAACAGCAATCTGGAAAACTTCAATTTGACATTATTAGATTTCTAGATACCATAGTTTTAGCAACACTCAATAATCCGG GTGCGCATCCGTTGCTTTTGGGTAGATGTTTATGCATAGGTGGACGCTATGCCAAAGAGTTACCTCCTGAAATGAGTGCCAGGTTTTTAGAAGCGACTGTAAATGGCCTGTTGGAAACACAGCCGATTTGCATACGTGTGAGCGCCATAAAAGCAGTTTACTGGTTTTGTGATGCTGCTATCATAGAAAATAGTCCGCTTCTCAGCATATTGCGTCTCCAGTTGCCAGCAATCTTCCAAGGACTGTTTACGTTGTCCAACCAACTTTCGAAAGAAATCTTGATTCTCGTCTTGAATGCTTATTCTGTATTAGTACCG aTCGACCCAGCTTTTACAGCTTCCATAGAGAATAAAATTTGCCCGTTTACGATAGcagcatttataaaattccACAGTGATCCAGAAATTCTCAATTTGTGTCAAGACATATTTAAAGAACTCAGTGAGATTCTAGACTGCGTCGGTCCATTACAAACACGATTGGTACCCACCTTGATAAGTATGATGAATATAACAGCAATGGACAAATCAAATGATG AGGGAACTCGTAGTGTAGCTTTGGATGTGCTGGAAGTGTTAGTTCAATATTCTCCACAGCCACTGAGCAATATTCTGATAGACAATGCATTCCCAGTAGCATGCCATTGTATTCTAGACTCAACAGACAATGGAACACTACAGAATGGGGGGGAAGTAATTCGAACATACCTTTCAGTAGCTGCTCACCAGGTTATAGAATACACTGACAGTGAAGGTCGAACTGGTTTACAGTTTATATTACAGATTATTGCTCAACTGCTGAATCCTCAG TCCAGTGAATTCACAGCCGCATTTGTTGGCCGACTAGTCACAACTTTGATCAGAAAAGCAGGAAATTCGTTGGGGGGAAATCTTGACCTTTTGTTAAAAGCGGTTCTTAGCAAAATGCAGCGAACCGAGACCTCGACTGTGATGCAAAGTTTGTTGATGATTTATGCTCATCTCATCAATTCTGAATTTGACGCTGTTTTAAACTTTTTGTCTACTGTTCCTGGTCCAACTGGAGAAAGTGCTCTTGCCTTTGTATTAAGTGAATGGGTAAACAAACAGCAACTATTTTTCGGAAATTACGATCGTAAAGTGTCAACTGTGGCACTTGCTAAAATATTGGAGTATGGTGTCACTCGTGACGATAGTCGATTGAACGAAATTACTGTAGAGGGAGATCAAGTCCCTTCAG AGAATGAATCAAGTGGTGTAAGAACAAGAGGAAAAAGTCAGTCCAAGCCTATGCAATGGACTACAATTCCAGTTCTCGTCAAGATTTTTAAACTCATTATCTATGAGTTGGGACATTATCTCGAAGCTCATTCTGCTGAACAAGAGAACGAA GAAAGCGAAGACGATGACGACGTAGACGAGGATGCAGTAATCGATCCCGGAAACGACATCAATCAATTat TAATGGAGAATTTTGAAGATGAAATTGACGAGGAACAAGATCCAGATATCCGGCAGGACTCGATATACAATTTGAATCTCGGTCAATACTTACGTGATTTCTTGCAGAACTTTTCTACGCATCACGGTTTTCCTATATTTGCTCAACATTTGAATGTAGCTGAAAGGAAAATCTTAAacagcataaatatattttaa
- the Ttc39b gene encoding tetratricopeptide repeat domain 39B isoform X2 has product MSDIEGEDEFQDAQEEIPPPTTMDLDSSILESKQAIHYFFNNDFEKARKILEPWADSSMYHSLGNSVFAFLEATLTFERKHTEKASEALKQCMAVCSKHRRHTTTMQNIGKMVKKTNYDSYTIVEIHAELCYAESLLLKAMLTFVEDETLVSFVKAGLKIRTCFLLYKECLAILNTRKWESETHRIHFESGVRMGLGTFNLMVSLLPGRVIKLLEFIGFSGDMKYGLGQLQAGYEERRGLRQVLCAMTLLSYNLIITFFLSHSDGDLEWCEKALDEELSLYPEGVWFLFLKAKLEFTRGNIDESIEWYTKSWKSQQVWPQFHHLCFWELMWAHCVKEEWQPALGYAETLSSESNWSRTIYLYQQAAIMIMTKPSSRSEERLKVDQLMTQAPTYKQRIAGKSLPMEKFVIKKAERYFAQKKNLVLPVFELMYIWNLFKIVGKHQDKFMAVFKTIEEEEAALRTSPKTQFHADNEALILLLKGACLRQMKLYLQAQDCLTRVLKLDKEIQEDTYLLPFAAVELAMLARDQGNTQVAISLLEDAKKNFTGYSLESRLHFRIHSGLMELNGKKSEEILEKRMQRTALNDSPIIKSSMDLPGPSSIRSAAYKDTDNHKQS; this is encoded by the exons ATGTCCGACATCGAGGGAGAAGATGAG TTCCAGGACGCGCAGGAAGAGATTCCGCC ACCAACCACGATGGACTTGGACAGCTCGATCCTAGAATCGAAGCAAGCCATCCACTACTTCTTCAATAATGACTTTGAGAAAGCGAGGAAGATACTGGAGCCGTGGGCCGACAGTAGCATGTATCATTCCTTGGGGAACAGCGTCTTTGCATTTCTCGAGGCCACGCTCACGTTCGAGCGG aAGCACACCGAGAAGGCCTCGGAAGCCCTGAAACAGTGCATGGCCGTCTGCTCGAAACATCGTCGCCATACCACCACCATGCAGAACATCGGCAAAATGGTCAAGAAGACCAACTACGACTCTTACACCATTG TGGAAATACACGCAGAACTTTGCTACGCCGAGTCTTTGCTCCTGAAGGCGATGCTGACGTTCGTCGAGGACGAGACACTGGTCAGCTTCGTCAAGGCTGGACTGAAAATACGTACCTGTTTCCTATTATACAA AGAATGTCTGGCAATTTTGAATACGAGGAAGTGGGAAAGCGAAACTCACAGGATACACTTTGAAAGCGGCGTTCGAATGGGTCTCGGTACTTTCAACTTG atGGTCTCGCTGCTACCCGGACGCGTTATCAAGCTGTTGGAGTTCATTGGATTCTCTGGCGACATG AAATACGGACTCGGGCAGCTGCAAGCGGGCTACGAGGAGCGCAGAGGCCTCCGACAAGTTCTCTGCGCCATGACCTTGCTCTCCTACAACTTGATAATAACATTCTTTTTGAGCCACTCCGACGGCGATTTGGAGTGGTGCGAGAAGGCCCTGGACGAGGAATTGAGCTTGTACCCAGAAGGAGTCTGGTTCCTCTTCTTGAAGGCCAAGCTGGAATTCACCCGCGGCAATATCGATGAGAGCATCGAGTGGTACACCAAGTCGTGGAAGAGCCAGCAGGTCTGGCCGCAGTTCCACCACCTCTGCTTCTGGGAGCTCATGTGGGCTCATTGCGTCAAAGAAGAGTGGCAGCCGGCGCTAGGCTATGCCGAGACCTTGTCCAGCGAGTCCAACTGGTCGCGCACGATATACCTATACCAGCAGGCTGCTATTATGATCATGACGAAGCCGTCGTCGAGAAGCGAGGAGAGACTGAAGGTCGATCAGCTGATGACTCAAGCCCCTACTTACAAGCAGCGCATCGCTGGAAAGTCCCTGCCGATGGAAAAATTTGTGATAAAAAAGGCCGAGCGCTACTTCGCGCAAAAGAAGAATCTAGTCCTTCCTGTGTTCGAGCTCATGTACATCTGGAACTTGTTTAAGATTGTTGGCAAACACCAAGACAAATTCATGGCTGTCTTTAAGACTATCGAAGAGGAGGAAGCTGCACTGAGGACAAGTCC GAAAACTCAGTTCCACGCCGACAACGAAGCCTTGATATTGCTTCTCAAGGGAGCTTGCCTTCGGCAAATGAAACTGTATCTTCAGGCGCAGGACTGCCTGACAAGAGTACTGAAATTGGACAAGGAAATTCAGGAAGATACCTACCTCCTACCGTTTGCTGCCGTCGAACTGGCGATGCTGGCTCGGGATCAAGGAAATACTCAAGTTGCGATATCGCTTTTGGAGGACGCCAA GAAAAACTTTACTGGCTATTCACTTGAATCGAGATTACACTTCAGAATACATTCGGGCTTGATGGAGCTGAACGGTAAAAAATCCGAGGAAATACTGGAGAAACGAATGCAGCGGACAGCCCTGAACGATTCGCCAATTATAAAGAGCAGCATGGATCTTCCGGGGCCGAGTTCCATTAGATCAGCTGCGTATAAG GATACGGATAACCACAAACAAtcttga
- the Ttc39b gene encoding tetratricopeptide repeat domain 39B — translation MSDIEGEDEFQDAQEEIPPPTTMDLDSSILESKQAIHYFFNNDFEKARKILEPWADSSMYHSLGNSVFAFLEATLTFERKHTEKASEALKQCMAVCSKHRRHTTTMQNIGKMVKKTNYDSYTIVEIHAELCYAESLLLKAMLTFVEDETLVSFVKAGLKIRTCFLLYKECLAILNTRKWESETHRIHFESGVRMGLGTFNLMVSLLPGRVIKLLEFIGFSGDMKYGLGQLQAGYEERRGLRQVLCAMTLLSYNLIITFFLSHSDGDLEWCEKALDEELSLYPEGVWFLFLKAKLEFTRGNIDESIEWYTKSWKSQQVWPQFHHLCFWELMWAHCVKEEWQPALGYAETLSSESNWSRTIYLYQQAAIMIMTKPSSRSEERLKVDQLMTQAPTYKQRIAGKSLPMEKFVIKKAERYFAQKKNLVLPVFELMYIWNLFKIVGKHQDKFMAVFKTIEEEEAALRTSPKTQFHADNEALILLLKGACLRQMKLYLQAQDCLTRVLKLDKEIQEDTYLLPFAAVELAMLARDQGNTQVAISLLEDAKKNFTGYSLESRLHFRIHSGLMELNGKKSEEILEKRMQRTALNDSPIIKSSMDLPGPSSIRSAAYKVPNNCPVKT, via the exons ATGTCCGACATCGAGGGAGAAGATGAG TTCCAGGACGCGCAGGAAGAGATTCCGCC ACCAACCACGATGGACTTGGACAGCTCGATCCTAGAATCGAAGCAAGCCATCCACTACTTCTTCAATAATGACTTTGAGAAAGCGAGGAAGATACTGGAGCCGTGGGCCGACAGTAGCATGTATCATTCCTTGGGGAACAGCGTCTTTGCATTTCTCGAGGCCACGCTCACGTTCGAGCGG aAGCACACCGAGAAGGCCTCGGAAGCCCTGAAACAGTGCATGGCCGTCTGCTCGAAACATCGTCGCCATACCACCACCATGCAGAACATCGGCAAAATGGTCAAGAAGACCAACTACGACTCTTACACCATTG TGGAAATACACGCAGAACTTTGCTACGCCGAGTCTTTGCTCCTGAAGGCGATGCTGACGTTCGTCGAGGACGAGACACTGGTCAGCTTCGTCAAGGCTGGACTGAAAATACGTACCTGTTTCCTATTATACAA AGAATGTCTGGCAATTTTGAATACGAGGAAGTGGGAAAGCGAAACTCACAGGATACACTTTGAAAGCGGCGTTCGAATGGGTCTCGGTACTTTCAACTTG atGGTCTCGCTGCTACCCGGACGCGTTATCAAGCTGTTGGAGTTCATTGGATTCTCTGGCGACATG AAATACGGACTCGGGCAGCTGCAAGCGGGCTACGAGGAGCGCAGAGGCCTCCGACAAGTTCTCTGCGCCATGACCTTGCTCTCCTACAACTTGATAATAACATTCTTTTTGAGCCACTCCGACGGCGATTTGGAGTGGTGCGAGAAGGCCCTGGACGAGGAATTGAGCTTGTACCCAGAAGGAGTCTGGTTCCTCTTCTTGAAGGCCAAGCTGGAATTCACCCGCGGCAATATCGATGAGAGCATCGAGTGGTACACCAAGTCGTGGAAGAGCCAGCAGGTCTGGCCGCAGTTCCACCACCTCTGCTTCTGGGAGCTCATGTGGGCTCATTGCGTCAAAGAAGAGTGGCAGCCGGCGCTAGGCTATGCCGAGACCTTGTCCAGCGAGTCCAACTGGTCGCGCACGATATACCTATACCAGCAGGCTGCTATTATGATCATGACGAAGCCGTCGTCGAGAAGCGAGGAGAGACTGAAGGTCGATCAGCTGATGACTCAAGCCCCTACTTACAAGCAGCGCATCGCTGGAAAGTCCCTGCCGATGGAAAAATTTGTGATAAAAAAGGCCGAGCGCTACTTCGCGCAAAAGAAGAATCTAGTCCTTCCTGTGTTCGAGCTCATGTACATCTGGAACTTGTTTAAGATTGTTGGCAAACACCAAGACAAATTCATGGCTGTCTTTAAGACTATCGAAGAGGAGGAAGCTGCACTGAGGACAAGTCC GAAAACTCAGTTCCACGCCGACAACGAAGCCTTGATATTGCTTCTCAAGGGAGCTTGCCTTCGGCAAATGAAACTGTATCTTCAGGCGCAGGACTGCCTGACAAGAGTACTGAAATTGGACAAGGAAATTCAGGAAGATACCTACCTCCTACCGTTTGCTGCCGTCGAACTGGCGATGCTGGCTCGGGATCAAGGAAATACTCAAGTTGCGATATCGCTTTTGGAGGACGCCAA GAAAAACTTTACTGGCTATTCACTTGAATCGAGATTACACTTCAGAATACATTCGGGCTTGATGGAGCTGAACGGTAAAAAATCCGAGGAAATACTGGAGAAACGAATGCAGCGGACAGCCCTGAACGATTCGCCAATTATAAAGAGCAGCATGGATCTTCCGGGGCCGAGTTCCATTAGATCAGCTGCGTATAAGGTCCCTAACAATTGTCCTGTGaaaacataa
- the Ttc39b gene encoding tetratricopeptide repeat domain 39B isoform X3: MDLDSSILESKQAIHYFFNNDFEKARKILEPWADSSMYHSLGNSVFAFLEATLTFERKHTEKASEALKQCMAVCSKHRRHTTTMQNIGKMVKKTNYDSYTIVEIHAELCYAESLLLKAMLTFVEDETLVSFVKAGLKIRTCFLLYKECLAILNTRKWESETHRIHFESGVRMGLGTFNLMVSLLPGRVIKLLEFIGFSGDMKYGLGQLQAGYEERRGLRQVLCAMTLLSYNLIITFFLSHSDGDLEWCEKALDEELSLYPEGVWFLFLKAKLEFTRGNIDESIEWYTKSWKSQQVWPQFHHLCFWELMWAHCVKEEWQPALGYAETLSSESNWSRTIYLYQQAAIMIMTKPSSRSEERLKVDQLMTQAPTYKQRIAGKSLPMEKFVIKKAERYFAQKKNLVLPVFELMYIWNLFKIVGKHQDKFMAVFKTIEEEEAALRTSPKTQFHADNEALILLLKGACLRQMKLYLQAQDCLTRVLKLDKEIQEDTYLLPFAAVELAMLARDQGNTQVAISLLEDAKKNFTGYSLESRLHFRIHSGLMELNGKKSEEILEKRMQRTALNDSPIIKSSMDLPGPSSIRSAAYKVPNNCPVKT; this comes from the exons ATGGACTTGGACAGCTCGATCCTAGAATCGAAGCAAGCCATCCACTACTTCTTCAATAATGACTTTGAGAAAGCGAGGAAGATACTGGAGCCGTGGGCCGACAGTAGCATGTATCATTCCTTGGGGAACAGCGTCTTTGCATTTCTCGAGGCCACGCTCACGTTCGAGCGG aAGCACACCGAGAAGGCCTCGGAAGCCCTGAAACAGTGCATGGCCGTCTGCTCGAAACATCGTCGCCATACCACCACCATGCAGAACATCGGCAAAATGGTCAAGAAGACCAACTACGACTCTTACACCATTG TGGAAATACACGCAGAACTTTGCTACGCCGAGTCTTTGCTCCTGAAGGCGATGCTGACGTTCGTCGAGGACGAGACACTGGTCAGCTTCGTCAAGGCTGGACTGAAAATACGTACCTGTTTCCTATTATACAA AGAATGTCTGGCAATTTTGAATACGAGGAAGTGGGAAAGCGAAACTCACAGGATACACTTTGAAAGCGGCGTTCGAATGGGTCTCGGTACTTTCAACTTG atGGTCTCGCTGCTACCCGGACGCGTTATCAAGCTGTTGGAGTTCATTGGATTCTCTGGCGACATG AAATACGGACTCGGGCAGCTGCAAGCGGGCTACGAGGAGCGCAGAGGCCTCCGACAAGTTCTCTGCGCCATGACCTTGCTCTCCTACAACTTGATAATAACATTCTTTTTGAGCCACTCCGACGGCGATTTGGAGTGGTGCGAGAAGGCCCTGGACGAGGAATTGAGCTTGTACCCAGAAGGAGTCTGGTTCCTCTTCTTGAAGGCCAAGCTGGAATTCACCCGCGGCAATATCGATGAGAGCATCGAGTGGTACACCAAGTCGTGGAAGAGCCAGCAGGTCTGGCCGCAGTTCCACCACCTCTGCTTCTGGGAGCTCATGTGGGCTCATTGCGTCAAAGAAGAGTGGCAGCCGGCGCTAGGCTATGCCGAGACCTTGTCCAGCGAGTCCAACTGGTCGCGCACGATATACCTATACCAGCAGGCTGCTATTATGATCATGACGAAGCCGTCGTCGAGAAGCGAGGAGAGACTGAAGGTCGATCAGCTGATGACTCAAGCCCCTACTTACAAGCAGCGCATCGCTGGAAAGTCCCTGCCGATGGAAAAATTTGTGATAAAAAAGGCCGAGCGCTACTTCGCGCAAAAGAAGAATCTAGTCCTTCCTGTGTTCGAGCTCATGTACATCTGGAACTTGTTTAAGATTGTTGGCAAACACCAAGACAAATTCATGGCTGTCTTTAAGACTATCGAAGAGGAGGAAGCTGCACTGAGGACAAGTCC GAAAACTCAGTTCCACGCCGACAACGAAGCCTTGATATTGCTTCTCAAGGGAGCTTGCCTTCGGCAAATGAAACTGTATCTTCAGGCGCAGGACTGCCTGACAAGAGTACTGAAATTGGACAAGGAAATTCAGGAAGATACCTACCTCCTACCGTTTGCTGCCGTCGAACTGGCGATGCTGGCTCGGGATCAAGGAAATACTCAAGTTGCGATATCGCTTTTGGAGGACGCCAA GAAAAACTTTACTGGCTATTCACTTGAATCGAGATTACACTTCAGAATACATTCGGGCTTGATGGAGCTGAACGGTAAAAAATCCGAGGAAATACTGGAGAAACGAATGCAGCGGACAGCCCTGAACGATTCGCCAATTATAAAGAGCAGCATGGATCTTCCGGGGCCGAGTTCCATTAGATCAGCTGCGTATAAGGTCCCTAACAATTGTCCTGTGaaaacataa